A region from the Cellvibrio sp. PSBB006 genome encodes:
- a CDS encoding ThuA domain-containing protein, producing the protein MYSLAKKVTAFLATSVIACSLLVSCGKADKDQQSVTDTKTKDAAFTQDITGARVLVFSKTSGWRHDSIPAGIAALEKLGTDHGFTVVATEDSSLFNDAELSTYNALVFLNTTLDVLNEDQEMAMERFIQAGGGFVGIHAAADTEWEGDWHWYRNLVGAVFRSHPGNPSNVQRAQLNVTAHQHPATEALPETFSMVDEWYDYRDLYPLKKDLLMLDESTYIGGLHGEYHPIAWYHDYDGGRSFYTGMGHTTEVFSNSRFLEHLLGGLKYAVGGKPTLDYSRARPEHNRFIKKTLVQSLNEPMGFDFFANGDALIAERPGSFKLVDYKTGETRDAGKIDVAYHGYMEWGLIGVGIPPDVAQSSWIYVGYNARKEDGSYWQRLARFKWQDSQINAASEQLLLEYQIDETCCHTGGDIAFGNNGEVFFSTGDNTNPHEQNGYAPIDMREDRKHFDALRGAGNTQDLRGKILRIIPQDDGSYKIPAGNLFADGKEGRPEIYVMGARNPFTVTFDKDTETLYFGDVGPDASLPSEKQGTRAYDEVNRVTEAGNFGWPLIIGNNQPYLEYDYATEKSTGRLFNPLAPINNSPRNTGAKQLPPAQPALIWYPYTNSETFPEVGSGGRTALVADVYRSKDYPAGTHRYPEYYDNKLFILDFMRNWVKVVSFDEVGRIEKIEPFAPQISYTLPIAARFAPDGSLYVLEYGTAWFTGNPDSGLARIEYVGPGNRPPSPVITLDVAQGATPLAATASAAESVDLDGDTLSFNWTSEMVGNSATQQALGDGETVSLNFTDAGSYLVKLTATDSYGSSSTAEAQVDVGNAPAEINIQLDGNTSFYWPGTRSIGYQIDITDKEDGKITAKEGDASHAMVQLNFGGMEEQAAAAGHQTASANVVGKDLVEANACTACHQIDAPSVGPSFTSVAKRYQDDPEGLAYLVKKIADGGAGAWGETAMPSFAHLNEEDRTALATYVLSHAQSAQDSLPLSGKLALRDHKLTQDIFNRTTDLSGEERAMFRQAYTLSASYTDKGGDVIGPITVNKTLRLIVPRFLLPDLFTKTTAPDDFKLGSYYQLNTLTTDAGSDTWRVAPLGEFDLRSVKSIQLGRWITKNPTKWAYELRIDQPDGRVVAAGVGTETTIDTYGRDVLKMTESVGRHKLYLAVRAVDKANSELHLLDISFYQ; encoded by the coding sequence ATGTATAGCCTCGCAAAAAAAGTTACGGCTTTTCTCGCCACAAGTGTTATAGCGTGTTCGCTTTTGGTTTCCTGTGGCAAGGCTGATAAAGATCAGCAATCCGTAACGGATACCAAAACCAAAGACGCAGCCTTTACACAGGATATTACAGGTGCGCGGGTACTGGTGTTCTCCAAAACCAGCGGTTGGCGCCACGACTCCATTCCAGCGGGCATTGCGGCTCTGGAAAAGCTGGGAACAGATCATGGTTTTACCGTGGTGGCGACAGAAGATTCAAGCCTGTTTAACGATGCGGAATTATCGACCTATAACGCTCTGGTTTTTCTGAACACCACGTTGGATGTGTTGAACGAAGATCAGGAAATGGCGATGGAGCGTTTTATACAGGCAGGCGGCGGCTTTGTCGGTATTCACGCGGCGGCAGATACCGAGTGGGAAGGTGACTGGCATTGGTATCGCAATCTGGTCGGTGCTGTGTTCAGGAGCCATCCGGGCAATCCGAGCAATGTCCAGCGCGCCCAATTAAATGTCACCGCGCACCAACATCCCGCTACAGAGGCGCTGCCAGAAACCTTTAGCATGGTTGATGAGTGGTACGATTATCGCGATCTCTATCCATTGAAAAAAGATTTGCTGATGTTGGATGAAAGTACGTACATCGGCGGCTTGCATGGCGAATACCATCCCATTGCCTGGTATCACGATTACGACGGTGGGCGATCGTTTTATACCGGTATGGGACACACTACAGAAGTCTTTTCCAATTCACGTTTTCTTGAACATCTGCTTGGCGGCTTGAAATATGCCGTGGGCGGAAAACCCACACTGGATTACAGCCGCGCACGTCCGGAACACAATCGCTTTATCAAGAAAACCCTCGTGCAAAGTCTTAACGAGCCGATGGGCTTTGATTTTTTCGCCAATGGTGATGCCTTGATTGCCGAGCGTCCCGGTAGCTTCAAATTAGTGGATTATAAAACCGGTGAGACCCGCGATGCCGGAAAAATAGACGTTGCTTATCACGGCTATATGGAATGGGGCTTGATCGGTGTGGGTATTCCACCGGATGTCGCACAATCCTCCTGGATTTACGTGGGCTACAACGCGCGTAAGGAAGACGGCAGCTATTGGCAGCGACTGGCTCGCTTTAAGTGGCAGGATAGTCAGATCAACGCGGCGTCAGAGCAATTGCTGCTTGAATATCAGATTGATGAAACCTGTTGTCACACCGGCGGCGATATCGCCTTCGGTAACAACGGTGAAGTCTTTTTCTCGACGGGCGACAACACCAATCCCCATGAACAAAATGGTTATGCACCCATCGATATGCGCGAAGACCGCAAGCACTTTGACGCGTTGCGCGGTGCTGGTAATACTCAGGATTTGCGCGGCAAAATTTTACGCATTATTCCCCAGGATGATGGCAGCTATAAAATCCCCGCCGGCAATTTATTTGCCGACGGCAAGGAAGGCCGCCCGGAAATTTATGTGATGGGTGCGCGCAATCCTTTCACCGTGACCTTTGATAAGGATACCGAAACACTTTATTTCGGTGATGTGGGGCCGGATGCAAGTTTGCCTTCAGAAAAGCAGGGCACCCGAGCCTATGACGAGGTTAATCGCGTAACCGAGGCGGGAAATTTTGGTTGGCCGTTGATCATTGGTAACAACCAGCCGTACCTTGAGTACGACTATGCCACAGAGAAATCCACCGGCCGGCTGTTTAATCCGCTGGCGCCGATCAATAACTCTCCGCGCAATACCGGTGCCAAACAATTACCGCCCGCTCAACCGGCATTGATCTGGTATCCCTACACTAATTCTGAAACCTTTCCTGAGGTTGGCAGCGGTGGTCGCACGGCGCTGGTCGCCGATGTTTATCGTTCCAAAGATTATCCAGCGGGTACACACCGCTATCCTGAATATTACGATAACAAATTATTTATCCTGGATTTCATGCGCAATTGGGTGAAGGTCGTCAGCTTCGATGAGGTCGGGCGTATTGAAAAGATTGAGCCCTTTGCACCGCAAATCAGCTACACCCTGCCGATTGCTGCACGCTTCGCACCGGATGGCAGTTTGTATGTGCTGGAGTACGGCACGGCCTGGTTTACCGGAAATCCTGATTCCGGTTTGGCGCGCATTGAGTATGTCGGTCCCGGCAATCGTCCACCGAGCCCGGTTATAACGCTCGATGTTGCACAAGGCGCAACTCCGCTGGCGGCAACCGCCTCAGCGGCCGAGAGTGTGGATCTGGATGGCGATACACTCAGCTTCAACTGGACATCAGAGATGGTGGGTAATTCTGCGACGCAACAAGCGCTGGGTGATGGTGAAACTGTCTCGCTGAATTTCACTGATGCGGGCAGTTACCTGGTGAAATTGACTGCAACAGATTCTTACGGCAGCAGCTCGACCGCCGAGGCTCAGGTTGACGTGGGGAATGCGCCGGCTGAGATTAATATCCAGTTAGATGGCAACACATCTTTCTATTGGCCCGGTACCCGTTCCATTGGCTACCAAATAGACATTACCGATAAAGAGGACGGCAAGATAACGGCGAAAGAGGGTGATGCCAGTCATGCGATGGTGCAACTTAATTTTGGCGGCATGGAAGAGCAGGCTGCCGCGGCGGGGCATCAAACTGCCAGTGCCAACGTAGTCGGCAAAGATCTGGTTGAAGCCAATGCCTGTACAGCTTGTCATCAGATTGATGCGCCTTCCGTTGGTCCGTCATTTACCTCCGTGGCAAAACGTTATCAGGATGATCCTGAAGGGTTGGCGTATCTGGTCAAGAAAATTGCTGACGGCGGTGCAGGCGCCTGGGGTGAAACCGCCATGCCATCGTTTGCTCATTTAAATGAAGAAGATCGCACGGCCTTGGCGACCTATGTACTGTCTCACGCACAGTCGGCTCAGGACAGTTTGCCGTTGTCAGGCAAACTCGCGTTACGCGATCACAAATTGACGCAAGATATATTTAACCGGACCACTGACTTGAGTGGCGAAGAAAGGGCGATGTTCCGTCAGGCATATACCTTGTCGGCGTCTTATACGGACAAGGGCGGTGATGTCATTGGTCCCATCACGGTAAATAAAACCCTGCGCCTTATCGTCCCGCGCTTCCTGCTGCCGGATTTGTTTACCAAAACCACCGCGCCGGATGATTTCAAACTGGGTAGTTATTATCAACTGAATACCCTCACAACCGACGCAGGCAGTGACACTTGGCGTGTTGCTCCCTTGGGTGAATTTGATTTGCGCAGTGTCAAGTCCATCCAGCTCGGCCGCTGGATTACCAAAAATCCCACCAAGTGGGCTTATGAACTGCGTATAGATCAGCCAGACGGACGTGTTGTCGCTGCCGGTGTGGGCACGGAAACGACGATCGATACCTATGGCAGAGATGTGTTAAAAATGACGGAAAGTGTTGGTCGGCATAAACTGTATTTGGCTGTGCGTGCGGTTGATAAAGCCAACAGTGAATTACATTTACTGGATATTTCGTTTTATCAATAA
- a CDS encoding response regulator, whose amino-acid sequence MFHFFVPVSKVQKDRQIMRDTDARVAKYSRRGLVLNFLVFVLCLAFGDFIDREHNLAVVLVTGLLVVTLLRSYYLFRFDVLYARAPTRWRNQYFIASCLGAAWWSIILVSLTWVQGMRDETLVMWLYSVVFYSSVSNVFAPYRHFLTIYLFIGQVPAAITAILLGDVDGYLYGSIMLVFFIMLSHQAKVTSFAYWERLEANYALRERAKGLEHEQRSSKAAIELKNEFLVNLGHEFRSSLSDILGTLTLIDSDQLSEKQRELLIMASKAGERQLDLVNNVVDFSKITTKNLRLEESIFDLRRTLEKLVEDFSLDAHQQGVELYYLFDPQMPLRVKGDAVRLGQIFSTLLNHALKTAAIDHVFIEARFNQDTDQDDVGELQIIISDSEKSTSRTDAERSALSENDDQHTGIGISICKGLAACMGGSVNVMANRERGKRIFINVKLEVVSHEEKRFGSEQKLRGKHALLVDLPESTAIALVDELTTWGMTVTTVSGYDQALEKLNTLIKSKPVDLLLLYSRLNNMNALVLSRDVAANPMFASVKQILAMSILQSDTTEVKAHLTNYPQVSCIEKPIMRRRLYEVAVHKLLDMPEETPNLSGGTKESSPAVPAAKKILLVDDHRVDQMVISAMLKKLGCYVQLVTTGSEAVEVLEKEKFDLVLMDYDMQEKDSLLAAQKIRATEKAHNSSRHLPILAVVASVNEQDQNNCLAAGMDDHIVKPIRYDDLETRLQRWLGEGSEPPRT is encoded by the coding sequence ATGTTTCATTTTTTTGTTCCCGTCTCCAAAGTCCAGAAAGATCGGCAGATTATGCGCGACACGGACGCTCGTGTGGCCAAGTACAGCCGGCGCGGTCTGGTGCTGAACTTTTTGGTATTTGTCTTGTGCCTGGCGTTTGGGGACTTTATTGATCGGGAGCACAACCTGGCGGTCGTGCTGGTGACCGGTTTACTGGTGGTTACGCTGCTGCGCAGTTATTACCTGTTTCGTTTTGATGTCCTCTACGCCCGTGCGCCGACGCGTTGGCGCAATCAATATTTTATTGCATCGTGTCTGGGGGCTGCCTGGTGGAGCATCATCCTGGTCAGCCTGACCTGGGTGCAGGGAATGCGCGATGAAACCCTGGTGATGTGGTTATATTCGGTGGTGTTTTATTCCAGCGTCTCCAATGTGTTTGCACCCTATCGCCATTTTTTGACGATCTATTTATTTATCGGCCAGGTGCCGGCAGCGATTACCGCGATCTTGCTCGGTGATGTAGATGGCTATTTGTACGGCTCTATCATGCTGGTGTTTTTTATCATGCTCAGCCATCAGGCCAAGGTCACCTCTTTTGCTTATTGGGAACGGCTCGAAGCTAACTATGCTTTGCGTGAACGAGCCAAAGGACTGGAGCATGAGCAGCGCAGTTCCAAGGCCGCAATCGAATTAAAGAATGAATTTTTGGTTAACCTCGGGCATGAATTCCGTTCGTCATTAAGTGACATCCTCGGAACCTTGACGTTGATTGACAGCGATCAATTATCGGAAAAGCAACGCGAACTGCTCATCATGGCCAGTAAAGCCGGTGAGCGTCAGTTGGACCTGGTGAACAACGTGGTGGACTTTTCCAAGATCACCACCAAGAACCTGCGCCTGGAAGAAAGCATCTTCGATTTGCGCCGTACCTTGGAAAAGCTGGTGGAAGATTTTTCGCTGGATGCGCATCAACAAGGTGTGGAACTCTATTACCTGTTTGATCCGCAAATGCCGCTGCGAGTGAAGGGTGATGCGGTTCGCCTGGGGCAGATCTTCAGCACATTGTTAAACCATGCACTTAAAACCGCGGCGATTGATCACGTATTTATTGAAGCGCGGTTTAATCAGGATACTGATCAGGATGATGTAGGCGAGCTACAAATTATCATCAGTGACAGTGAAAAAAGTACCTCGCGAACGGATGCCGAGCGAAGCGCATTGTCCGAAAACGATGATCAACATACCGGCATCGGGATATCCATCTGCAAGGGATTGGCTGCCTGTATGGGCGGCAGCGTTAATGTCATGGCGAACCGTGAGCGCGGCAAACGCATCTTTATCAATGTAAAACTGGAAGTCGTTTCCCACGAAGAAAAACGTTTTGGTTCCGAGCAAAAATTGCGTGGCAAACATGCCTTGTTAGTGGATTTGCCGGAAAGTACCGCCATTGCATTGGTTGATGAATTGACCACCTGGGGCATGACGGTGACGACGGTGAGCGGTTACGACCAGGCGTTGGAAAAACTCAATACGTTGATCAAAAGCAAACCGGTCGATTTGTTATTGCTCTACAGCCGGCTGAATAATATGAATGCACTGGTATTATCCAGAGATGTTGCGGCAAACCCCATGTTCGCCAGTGTTAAACAGATTCTGGCAATGAGTATTCTGCAAAGCGATACCACAGAGGTTAAAGCACATCTGACCAACTATCCGCAAGTATCCTGCATTGAAAAGCCCATTATGCGTCGTCGCCTGTATGAAGTGGCTGTTCATAAGTTGCTGGATATGCCGGAAGAGACACCGAATTTATCTGGTGGCACTAAAGAAAGTTCGCCAGCGGTACCGGCCGCTAAAAAAATCCTGCTGGTAGATGATCATCGCGTGGATCAAATGGTGATATCCGCCATGTTAAAAAAACTCGGTTGTTATGTGCAGCTGGTGACGACCGGGTCAGAGGCAGTCGAGGTCTTGGAAAAAGAAAAATTTGATCTGGTATTGATGGACTACGATATGCAGGAGAAAGACAGCCTGCTTGCCGCCCAGAAGATCCGTGCGACGGAAAAAGCGCACAATAGCAGCCGTCATTTGCCGATCCTGGCTGTCGTGGCTTCTGTTAATGAACAAGATCAAAATAATTGCCTGGCCGCAGGGATGGACGATCATATTGTTAAACCGATTCGCTACGACGATCTGGAAACTCGTTTGCAGCGCTGGCTGGGCGAGGGCAGTGAACCTCCGCGAACCTGA
- a CDS encoding DUF2788 domain-containing protein — MTVEQFETWSLYIGVGGLIAFMVFIVWDLARKSKAGKFGTFILFLALGLGLLGFIIKTVLVEMLEK, encoded by the coding sequence ATGACAGTTGAGCAATTTGAAACCTGGTCGCTTTATATTGGCGTGGGTGGATTGATCGCCTTTATGGTGTTTATCGTGTGGGATCTGGCGCGTAAATCAAAGGCTGGCAAATTCGGTACCTTCATTCTGTTTCTGGCGTTGGGTTTAGGTCTGCTGGGTTTTATCATCAAGACCGTGCTAGTGGAAATGCTCGAAAAATAA